aatagtgtgtgtattatcCCCCGTACATTTTTACTGGTACAATTTTGTATGACACTGTTAGATGGATTTTGCAGTATTTTGTCGtccatgtacagtgtatctCATGTGTTAATGTGTGGAGATTTTATACAGTAGAGTTAGAGTTTCATTGTGATTGACATGAATTGAGTGCCACCTATCTCCCCCTTGCATGGCAGGCTGGAGGGCAGACTACAGTCTAGGACTAGCACAGAAGATGAGCAATCAAGATCGTCCAAGGAAAGCCTGACAACAGACACTACTACATTAAACTGTGTGTAGAGCTATAAGCTTTTTTATGCTtttatgtgtgtataattatatccttgTGTGAATTGATATCATTTTATGTCATTGCAGCTGTTGATGTGGGTGGCTAATTATAGTGGGCGTATCTACGCTAGAGCAGCATAAGAGACGACCATGTGTGGAGAGTAGCTAaacacagagctagctagctacagtcaAGCAGAGGTGATTCTTGCTCGGATATATTGAACACACAGTCTATAAGGTGAGGCTGCATGACCGCTAACAATAGTCTAGCTGCTAGTATTTGGTAGAGCTCTAGTGAATGAAAGGCCTGAAAGGGGTGTGTACCTGGCTAGCTACATGAAGCTTGCGCTGCACTAGACAGTCTGTAGCTGCATATAGAGGAGATACATTATGCAACAGGTCTAGTCCATTAGCACGAATGTGTTGATACATACAGTCTAGTTggtctagctagctgcattgATACAGTAAGCTTGTaacaagctacatgtacgtacatgttcatgtatctgctattaatacatgtacattcatgttGTATCTACAAGGTTGATTGTAGGTCCCTTTCAATAGTGAAGGCTGAAAGGTGTTGGGAGCAGGCCCCCACACTATTAGCCAACTGTACAAGACAACACCCCTAGGCTAGCTACAACACCCCCTGGCCTAGGCTAGTTACAACACCCCCTAGGCTGAGTGTATCTGGCCCCAAGTGAAAGCACTGCACTTACTGATGGTTGCTTTGCACTGAATAATGAAAATAAACAATTTGCGGCATTTTCAATTCCATAAAACTTTGTCACTTCCAATCAAGTTATGCTAACTCATTTATCTAAAAATGCGATACCTTTTCTAAAGTGGCAACCAGAGTACTAGACTAGCTAGTTGAGTGGTCAGTGTCTCGGCTCATTGAGTGTCACTTAGTAACAGATACCATCGTAGCAACCCATAGCAACCAGATATTAGGTTAGTGTATTTGATGTTCAGTTCTCTATAGAATTGTCCTATTTCAGTTCTTGTATTATTATCATAATACGTTATCTACTACAACAATTTGTTTTCAATTTGTATACCCTTTGTCTCATGATTGTAAGGTACCTCTTTCCAAATGTCATCAAGAAATGTTCCAATGTCATTACTCTATTCAATATATGGCCAGTGTGaatgacccccccccccccaccaccccCCACCCAGTGGTCTGAGTGTGCTCTACCATATAGGAGTAACACAAtgccaccccccacacacacacacccccacacaccaccccccaccaCCCAGTAGTCTGAGTGTGCTCTACCATAAGAAGTGTGTGCCCATAACGAGAATGCCTGCATGCAGAGCATTGTTATCATTTATTTATATCTTGCCTTATTTTGTACTCTAAAGTTATCGCATGCCAATCACACAAAGACAACAAACCTTTCTTCTAACTAAACGTGGCTAATGGAACAGTGTTGGCTTAGGTGTGTCAGTACTCAGTGAGCTAGTGTGGTTCAAAGCTGAAGCCTTGAGAGGAATCTCTGCTGGCCAATACTTGATGGATAGTTGCATGTCATATGACCTTTCCTGTAGCCAGAGTTCAGTGTAGCTGCCAGGAATTAGCGTTCTGTGTACACTTGTAATTGTCCCTGCACAAAAAAGAATAAATAGATTTTTTGTGTAAATACTTATACAGATGTGTATATGGTCATTgcggcagaccaacagtggctgtatcaGATGTGTATATGGTCATTgcggcagaccaacagtggttGTATCAGATGTGTATATGGTCATTgcggcagaccaacagtggctgtatcaGATGTGTATATGGTCATTgcggcagaccaacagtggctgtattgaAGAGATGCCAGCtatccaaacacatgctatggagagacttgtGGCCCATTAACTTGGTTGCTATGTAGGGCAACCAGTTATAGGTGTGATTACAGTGATGgaccacacacactgacaatgGCGGCTTTGTCCTGACAGTGTACCCCCGCCCCTctaccacacacactgacaatgGCGGCTTTGTCCTGATGGTGTGGGGGTGTCTGTTAGTCTTAATAGGTCGTGTCAACTATTAATTAGAGGTCTCTTGAGAGTGGCCAGTTCACAAGAGCCTGCTTTTGAAGCCACTCAAACTGCGTGTAATTTGTTGGTAAACTATGTGATTAACTACAGTAGCTGTCAGCTGTGTTGATACTAGAGACAGCGGCCAAACTGATTACACACTTACTTCAAGGGCAGAGTGTGTGTCAAGCTCTCTTCAATGGTCATTGTGTTTGGATGACCTCAGGCTACAGGCTGGTGCTGGAGGGGAGGTGGTCGTCCCTCCCCCTCCATTACCTCATATCTGGTGCATCCACTTGGCGTACCTAATGCATTGCTTATACTTGTTTGCTGGAGTCGAATTTCACCCGCTGACTAAAATAACAGCTGTGTCTGTATTCATGAAGTATAGGCTAGAgttactagtgtgtgtgtaggggcaGCCATCGTGCTCCTCTGGTAgttactagtgtgtgtgtaggggcaGCCATCGTGCTCCTCTGGTAgttactagtgtgtgtgtgtaggggcaGCCATCGTGCTCCTCTGGTAgttactagtgtgtgtgtaggggcaGCCATCGTGCTCCTCTGGTAgttactagtgtgtgtgtaggggcaGCCATCGTGCTCCTCTGGTAgttactagtgtgtgtgtaggggcaGCCATCGTGCTCCTCTGGTAgttactagtgtgtgtgtgtaggggcaGCCATCGTGCTCCTCTGGTAgttactagtgtgtgtgtgtaggggcaGCCATCGTGCTCCTCTGGTAgttactagtgtgtgtgtgtaggggcaGCCATCGTGCTCCTCTGGTAgttactagtgtgtgtgtgtaggggcaGCCATCGTGCTCCTCTGGTAgttactagtgtgtgtgtaggggcaGCCATCGTGCTCCTCTGGTAgttactagtgtgtgtgtaggggcaTAACTGCTGCCCAGTGAACACTGTGATGGTTATAGTTTAGCTGAGTTGACAGATATTTTGTTTTGCTCTAGCTCTGAGAAAATGTCATTCATGTGCAAATGTATTCTCATTATATGATTATTCAATGTGAACAACACTCTCAATGTACCAACTTCTGAACCTGACTAACTACATtcagtgtactgtgtgtggaCTTATGACTGTGTTTATGGTCGTGTTTATGGCTGGAGTATATTATTCAGATCTCAGTTCATTGTTTGTCCCACACAGCTGGACTTGCATTTCTGTAGATTGCAGTTATGATGCTAAATAAGGAGAATAGTGACTCTTATCTTTGAAGGTGGTTTTAATATCTGCTCACATTCTACACAATCTATTCCCCCTAGCCTAGCAACTACTCTGTCCAGTGTCCACCACATCATCTGATTCTGGTTGCCATTAAGGTattgtgtgtggtatgtgggTATTAGGGTATTAGGGTATGGTATTGTGTGTGGGTATTAGGGTAGGGTTAGgtatgtgtattgtgtgtgggtggctgtGATTACCACTAACTGAGTGTTTGAGCCCTCAGTTGATAGTAGATACTGTGTGTCCCCCCTCTCTACAGCTGATAGTAGATACTGTATGTCCCCCCTCTCTACAGCTGATAGtagatactgtgtgtgtgtgtcccccctctCTACAGCTGATAGTATATTGTAGATACTGTGTGTCCCCCCTCTCTACAGCTGATAGTAGATACTGTGTGTCCCCCCTCTCTACAGCTGATAGTACATTGTAGATACTGTGTGTCCCCCCTCTCTACAGCTGATAGTAGATACTGTGTGTCCCCTCTCTCTGCTGATAGTAGATACTATGTGTCCTCCCTCTCTACAGCTGATATTAGATactgtgtgtgtcccccctctCTACAGCTGATAGTAGATACTGTGTGGCCCCCCTCTCTACAGCTGATAGTAGATACTGTGTGTCCCCCCTCTCTGCTGATAGTAGATactgtgtgtgtcccccctctCTACAGCTGATAGTAGATACTGTGTGTCCCCCCTCTCTACAGCTGATAGTAGATACTGTGTGTCCCCCCTCTCTGCTGATAGTAGATACTGTGGGTGTCCCCCCTCTCTGCTGATAGTAGATACTGTGGGTGCCCTACCTGCATGTGCTCTCACTCCCCCCTCTCTCTACAGAAGAGCTCTCTTGACTCAACGGAATATGACGGATGTTTCCACACTGACCAACATCACACCGTCCCTCAGTGACATATATGGTGACACTcctgatgatgatgatgttgCCTCAGAGTAAGTACAGGTGTTTATATCACTCTATATTAAACACAGCTGGCTTAGTTCAACAATTGCCCTCATGTTTTGAAGCTAGTCATTCTTGTTCAGTCTGTCCTACCATACATGTAGCGTGTGTTTGCCATTTGTCTGATTGTGTGAGGTATGCTTTATCAATTATTGTCAACAGCCAAAGCATTCAATTGTATTGTAATTGAATTGTAAATATAGCCTTAAGGTATGAGCTGGAGTAATCACTGTGTCCATGTACAGCTGGTGTAAGCAGGGGGATGACAGTCAATATGGCCTTTCATGTATTCATCAATGCTCTGTGCTGACGATGCTTatagagtacaatgtacaatacCTGACAGGGGCATTCAGgcttgtctattgtggtcaccctacagccaggttaataggcccgtgtgtttggacctgtgttagcaggccaccctccaGCCACTGTTAGTCTGCCCAATGGCTGCCATTATAGTTAGTGTATCACTACTTGACCCTCCCCTGCAGTGAGGCCCTGGCTGCTAGTCCTAAGAGTAGTCCAGTCACTCGGACAAGACAAAAGGTGTTGCCTCCACACTGGGAGAAGGTGCGCAGTGAGCAGCACCATCGCTGCTATTACTGGCACAGGGAGACTGGGAAGACCACCTGGAAGTTCCCCGAGGAGgaaggtgtgtatgtgtgtgtgtgggtgggtgtgtgtggtttggggtgtgtgtgtgtgtgtatgtatgtgtgggtgtgtgtgtgtgtgtggtgggtccCCCACCACTACCTgactctgtgtgggtgtgtgtgtgtgtgtggatacaCTACctgactctgtgtgtgtgtgtgtgtgtgtggatacaCTACctgactctgtgtgtgtgtgtgtgtgtgtgtggatacaCTACctgactctgtgtgtgtgtgtgtgtgtgtggatacaCTACctgactctgtgtgtgtgtgtgtgtgtgtggatacaCTACCTGactctgtgtgtgggggtaccTTGTGATTACAGTGGTTGGGTCATCTTACTGTGAGCTAGAGGAGGCATGCATTGTGGTTTATAATGATCTCATGTTCCAGCAGCTAAGTGACTCTATTGTATGGCCTATCAATTACTAGTATTTCAAGACATTGTACGAAGTCTGTCTACAAATTGTAATTTTGAGAGGGCAGCCTTATCCGTACATTAtacagcttataattattgcatttgtatgaccctcccacacaccccacacaccccacacacacacatccacacagcTAAGGAGCACTCTAAGGTTGTCCGGTCACATGACTACATCAATGTCAAGCGCACTCCACCCATCAAAGGACCGAGGAGACTCGTCATTAGCGACTCTACTCACTCGACCAATCATGATACAACTGAAAAGAACCAAAAAAATGAAACTTTCACCagcaccccaccccctcaaaGGAGCACCACGTCCCCTCCAATGACCACCCTGCCCCCTCATATGACCACCACGCCCACTCAAAGGAGTACCCCGCCCCCTCAAAGACCTCGGAGCAGCTACGTGAATGTTGAACTAGTATCCAGTGCCAACCAACTGCCTCCGGAGCCAATGACTCCTCTCTCCCCTGTTCCCATGGATACCAGACTCTCGTTAACCCAGTCTGACGAGGGAGTCTCCCCCATGAGCCCCACCCTCCTACACAGTGAGGGGATCTCCCCCCTGAGCCCCACTCCCATACACAGTGAGGGGATCTCCCCCCTGAGCCCCACTCCCATACACAATGAGGGGATCTCCCCCCTGAGCCCCACTCCCATACACAATGAGGGGATCTCCCCCCTGAGCCCCAGCCCCCCAATTCCACCTAGACACTATTCAGAATCAGAGTTCAGCTCCGATGGAAGTGCCACGCCTACTAAAAGATCCCACCAATCGAATTCCAGCACTGAAGATTGTACATCTCCGCAGTCAACAAGAGCTCCTGTGAAGCACACGTTCACTACTCAAGGTCACGAGTATGCTGTCATCCACCGAggaggggtcaaaggtgaagACGAGAACACACCCATTATGAGAATACTCAGTCCACCCCCTCCAGTTCCAATGAAACCTCGCCAACGATTAGCCCAAGACGCCCACGAAGCTGGCTACACTGAGATAGCGGAGAAGAGCTTACAAAACAGAGTTTATGCAGAGCTAGAAATGCCGTCCAGTCATTCGGACGACTCTAATCAGAACCCTAAATCACCGATTGCGTATGCTGTGGTTGACCTTGGTAAAGAGACTGCACCCTCCGCTGAAAGGAGGCGCCAAACGACGACAAGGAAGGAATTGATACCTCTGAAGCCCCGCCCATATGAGACGCCCACTCTTAGTATGGAGAACCTGGCTGACCCCGGCTATGAGACTGTGAGGGACAAGCTACCAGGAGGTGAgtacacactgtgtgtgtgtgtgtgtgtggggggggggggtgtgtgtgtgtgagggtgtgtgtgtgtgtatgtgtgagggtgtgtgtgtgtgtatgtgtgagggtgtgtgtgtgtgtgtgtgtgtgtgtgagggtgtgtgtgtgtgtacaatgtgtgtgtgtgtgtgtgggggggggggggggggtgtagttgaacatctttcaacagccataacttgagtaccattgatccaatgtcaaaaattatatgattttctgaaagcttagaaagagacctttcaaattatgTGTTTCAATTTAAAATTTCGTCGGggtcataatttgtcatttttcggccttggaccagctatatataatccatggtatcgccaaattggcaaataacAATTTttatgacaccatttgaaaggtctctttgtaagctttcataaaatcagaaaattgttgAGATTGGATTAACGGGATTCAAGTTAATGGCAGCTGATAGAGTCCCCAAACCAATGATTATAAATGACTAGTACATTCGTACATACATAGTATTGTCTCTCTAGAGCAGTCAATTTGTTCTGCTACAAATTTTGTGCATAGAAATACGTGCATTTTGAGGATGTGTATCCCTCCCCCAGATGACGGCTATATGGAGGTGGACAGGAACACTCTACTCTCCTATCAGAGGACCTACAGTGTAGGACAGACCAAGACCAGAAGAGTTTCCTCTAAAGAGCTCTATACTCTACCTCCTGGCAAGGACACAGGGGAAAGTCCCTTATCGAGAAAGGGCAGTCCATCTACAGGAGAGGAAAGCCCCTCACAAGACTCTGTGTTTGACTCACCGTACGACCTTCCCTCAAACAGCAAGAAACTGAGCGTCACATTACCACGAACCAGTGCTCCTCCTTCCCCTGGCTACTCTCGTTTGGAGGACCTCTCCAAAGAGGCCATTCTGTTACGCTCTGGTGTGACTCTGAGGCGCTATCAGCAGCTTGACTCTGTGTCCAGTCTGCGCTCCCAGGGAGGGCCAGGAAGCGAGGAGTCATCAGGGTCAGATCATGATGATGCACTGGAGCCTGTACACAGGTACAGTAGCTATGGTAGTGCTACTAGCTGGAGCCTGTGCACAGGCACTGTAGCTATGGTAGTGCTACTAGCTGGAGCCTGTGCACAGGTACTGTAGCTATGGTAGTGCTACTAGCTGGAGCCTGTCCACAGGCACTGTAGCTATGGTAGTGCTACTAGCTGGAGCCTGTGCACAGGTACTGTAGCTATGGTAGTGCTACTAGCTGGAGCCTGTGCACAGGTACTGTAGCTATGGTAGTGCTACTAGCTGGAGCCTGTCCACAGGTACTGTAGCTATGGTAGTGCTACTAGCTGGAGCCTGTGCACAGGCACTGTAGCTATGGTAGTGCTACTAGCTGGAGCCTGTGCACAGGTACTGTAGCTATGGTAGTGCTACTAGCTGGAGCCTGTGCACAGGTACTGTAGCTATGGTAGTGCTACTAGCTGGAGCCTGTCCACAGGCACTGTAGCTATGGTAGTGCTACTAGCTGGAGCCTGTGCACAGGCACTGTAGCTATGGTAGTGCTACTAGCTGGAGCCTGTACACTTTTTTCCTTGCTTGAAACTCTATCTGCCCTTAAAGCTCTTGATTAACATATTTATTTCATGTCCCACACTTAGTAATAATATATTGTATCCCCCACAGAGCCATTAAGTCACTGGAGACCTCCCTGGGAGTATCGGCAGATGGATCCCCCCTGCAGTTAGTGAGGACCCCCCCTGGTCCCCCCTCATGGACCAAGGTACAGCGACGCCCACACGCTTACGAACCCGTCAATGATTCCCTTGACGTCACGGCTGAGCcggccaatcagattgcacgAAAGCAACACCTGACCTCATCAAGTATTGAAATGGATTGGGACGAAACAGAATTGAGCGCTCCCAAAAGTGGCCTCACTCGAGTGCAGGAATTGTCTCAGCAAAGATCCTCATCGCAACCCAACCTCCTCAGAGATAGTGATGTAGTATTTCCCCACTTGGAGAAACCGCCTCGTGTTTCGGAAGAAGCCTTCAAAATGCGTCAAAATCGGCTTTTGAATCACAAATACGAAGATATGGAAAAAGGGGAGGAGTCTGGTGATGttacacacagtgcagagTCCGTGGGGGATGTGACTACACTGAACTCTGCCGGGGTAAAAGAGAGCTGGACGGAGGGGGGTGGTCTCGAGGGGGAGCTGCCGAGGGGTTGGCAGAACATGAAGGATGAGACTGGACGTGTGTATTACTGGCATGTGCCCTCAGGGAGGACACAGTATAACAGGCCAACAGGCGATGATATCAAGAgactggtgagtgtgtgtgtgggtggggagggccggtgtgtgtgtgtgtggggaaggtgtgtgtgtgggtggggggttgacttgtgagtgagtgtgtgagcTATAATACTAGATTTGCAAGAACTATAAACTTATTCAGCTCTAGAGTGTTGCGTTTGAACATTTGCATATCCATAGCCACATTCTATAGTGTAGTGTGTATCCCAtcacccctcccacacacacgcacgcacgcacgcacgcacccacacacacacacacacacacacacacacacacagagtctaTGTGTTGATGACAGCCACactggtgggcgtggtcaAGCCTCGGCTGATGAGAGGAGGAGACCCTCTCCTGCCTTTAGGGCACACTTCATAGGATCATGGGTAAATATCAGCTGCCTAATATGATAAAGGCAACGTCTTAATTGTGTAGCTATTAACGTGTCTTACAGTTagactagctctggtgtctacATTTAGctaacgtgtgtgtgtgtacaggatgTGGATGAGTCAGAGCTGGTGCAGGGTCAGTGTGTGAAGGTGGTCCACTCGTGTATTAGCAACATCAGTGGAGACTCCACTCCCACCAAGGTATGCATAGCTAATGAGGTTACTTGTATATACTCAACACACTTGTAACATTAGCACACATAGGCATAAGGAGAATGTCTGAGAGCTAATAGGCACTTCCTTTGATCTCACCAGGGGGGCGacgtaggtacatgtaccccccataTGTGTCTGTCTCCGATCCTAGTACAGTAGTGATACAGTATTATATGGAATATCATCTGTGCTTGCCTTTAAAGTTGATACCTGTATCACTCTATAATTAAACTAATAGCACTTACAATAATGTTGTGTCTGTGTGCGGAGTAGTATTAGCTGTGTCTATGATGAATGGCGATAGCTAGCTGCCACACTGCTGCCACACTGCTGCCACATTGCTGACACATTGCTGACATGCTTCCCCACTGTACTCTACACGTACGGTAAAGCCCTAACAGTGTCTGATTGTGTTAGCCAGTCATATGATGAAActacgcacacacagacacagacacaatATCACATTAACCCTCTGTACACTGTATTACAGGACTCCCAGGTGTTCCTGCAAGTGCACAATGCCTCTCTACGTTGGCTGGACCCGGAGACCTCCTCTCCCACGCTCACACAACCCATCAACAAGATACGTGTGTGGGGCATTGGACTGGACAATGAGCGTCACTTTGGTTATGTGGCTAGAGACATTGTTACCAAGAGACACAAGTGTCATGTGTTCCGGTGTGAGCGACCAGCCCGAGCAGTTGCTAGGGCTCTACTGGAGGCTCATCAGAGGGATCGTCAGGAGAAACGAGCAAGGAAGGCAACAAAAAAAGAGGAAAGTGCAGCAGCAAAAGAGCTGGTTAAAGGTGAGTGCATTGATGGCTGGAGAGGTCAACAAGTAGCCATAACATGTTTCACCATCATTGTCCTGGAATCCATATACCACCAACCATTGACCAGAGTGTCTGATTCTACACTAACAGATATTGCATTTGTATACAGCAGCTAGCtctagtgtactgtgtggattgtacattgcagtgcacttgcaacagagaattgccaaacagcaaaaccacaatttagATTGTTAGATATGAATTAATCAGGGCCAAAACtgaaaagaaaaaaagacagaaCCTAAAAGGGAAAGTTGGGTCGTTCTCCGACTACTCACAAAAGTTAGGGAAATTACTTATTGATTTGTaaagaaatgaagaaaagtcccccaagagggaatcgaacccatgCCTTATCTATCATATGATCTAcgaagccaccaccctaaccactaagccactcCCAGAGATCTTTATAAGCCTATACAGATACAGGTTTAGGGTTTTAGgctattttattttattatctacatgtaataaaaTATTATTGTGATTTTGCTGTTaggcaattctctgttgcaagtgcactgcaatccactgcaCATCACCAATATATATCCTCCCCTTCATTATACAGAGCCCTCATCACCAATATATATCCTCCCCTTCATTATACAGAGCCCTCAGCACCAATATATATCCTCCCCTTCATTATACAGAGCCCTCAGCACCAATATATATCCTCCCCTTCATTATACAGAGCCCTCAGCACCAATATATATCCTCCCCTTCATTATACAGAGCCCTCAGCACCAATATATATCCTCCCCTTCATTATACAGAGCCCTCACCACCAATATATATCCTCCCCTTCATTATACAGAGCCCTCAGTGAGCGCTAGTCAGAGCCAGCACACTAAGAGGGACAACTCTCAGAGTCCAGAGAAACAAGACGAATACAAACGAatcacatgcacgtacatgggATCATGTGATGTGTTCCAGGGGAAAGAGATTGGAGCTGTGAATGAAGGCGTGAGTAGACTGTGTATGGAGAATCACCGTGGTTACCTGGACGTGCACGTGGATGTGGCCACCTCTCATGTCAGGATAACAGCTGTCAAAGTGAGCCGGGTTTATGGTGTATAATATCCAACCCCTAGAATATCAGATAAATAAGAGCTAGTCATATCAAGTGTTGTTGGAGGAGCAGACAAGCATCTCTTTTTAATTGCTCCAACTTTTGAAGTCTATCCATGCAATAGAATGCCTCTGCAGTGCTTAATTCCCTTTGACTATTTTATAAGAATACTCATCATGCAGTTGATTGATTGTATACTCCCTAACAGAATGACACTGTGATCGCTGAGCACAGAGTTCGCTTCCTCGTTTTTCTCGGTATTGCCAATGACGACCGTTACTGTGGTTACATACTGGACAATGGCACGCATGGAAACATGAAGCAACTCAAGTTCCATGGCTTCCGTAAAGAGCCCAATACTGACAGGTTATGTCTGGCTCTACATGGAGCATGTCAGGCACGCTATCAGAGAGTGCTGCAAGCCAACCCTGGGGCAAGAGTGGAGGGGGTCTCCCCACCCACAGAGGTGAGCAGGGGGCAGGGTAGAGGGGGTCTCCCCGCCTGTGACATGTTAGATCAGCGAATGGTTGCTTGTAGGACCATACATACTATCTTATCTTTAGAGAGTTGTGGACACTGCATGTGCTGCATGAGCTAATACGTCAACTGTATAgtgctccacacacacacacacacactccaccctcaccccacccacccccacacacactccaccctcacccctaccccccacatacgCCCTGATCAGAAACCATCTCCACCATTAAAAGCCAAGTCCACTCCAAACCTCCTTGAACGTCTGGGCAGTTTGCGAAAACCAAAAAAATCGCTCGTGGAAGATGAATCGAGCTTTGTTGTGCAATACCTTGGTTGCCAAGGCGTCACTAAGACGGAGGGGTTGGATGCTGTCAGAGTACCGCTACAGCAAATGGCACAGCCTAAAACGCCCACTCTCTCCAGCACTCCATTTCTCGTGGACTTTGATGTGACCCCTGGAGGAATATTCATCACTGACCCTCAGAAAAAAGTGTTTAATAGAAAGAGTTTCCCAATCAAAACCATCACATACATTGTCAGAATCAGGTGAGACTGAGAAATGCTTTTTTGGACATTTTTAATGTGACAATTTTATTTGCAGGGAATACTTTGCATTCATCTCAAAAGACAGTGGAAAACTGAATTGCCACGTTTTCCTGGAGAATGAGGTAAGGACAAGTCTTGtggggtaaagatcattaatcaGACAAACCCAATGTGATATAGAGCTACAAATTcaatttggtaaagatcagtAGTTTGATAAACCCAATGTGATGTTCATGTGGTAAAGATGGTCACCTATGCAGGTTGATGCTGGCACAGTAGTCAACACTGTTGAGAAGATACTATCTCCTGACAATCCAAGGTCCCCCACCAAATGAACACTCACTAACTTTTGTATGTTCGCTGTGTTTGTGTTTAAACTCATGATCAATGCATACGTAATTGCATACATAATTCGCATTTTCCctatcacaataattattatcaggaAATTTAATAGATGAAGAAAATGAAAGATAATTAGCCACTTAATTATACTGCGCATGTGTAAATGCAAGTATCCTATAagccgatttttctttaatagaacaaaAAGAAATAACAAAAGGGTGTGGTTTTATCCCAAGT
This genomic stretch from Halichondria panicea chromosome 16, odHalPani1.1, whole genome shotgun sequence harbors:
- the LOC135350591 gene encoding uncharacterized protein LOC135350591, with the translated sequence MTDVSTLTNITPSLSDIYGDTPDDDDVASDEALAASPKSSPVTRTRQKVLPPHWEKVRSEQHHRCYYWHRETGKTTWKFPEEEAKEHSKVVRSHDYINVKRTPPIKGPRRLVISDSTHSTNHDTTEKNQKNETFTSTPPPQRSTTSPPMTTLPPHMTTTPTQRSTPPPQRPRSSYVNVELVSSANQLPPEPMTPLSPVPMDTRLSLTQSDEGVSPMSPTLLHSEGISPLSPTPIHSEGISPLSPTPIHNEGISPLSPTPIHNEGISPLSPSPPIPPRHYSESEFSSDGSATPTKRSHQSNSSTEDCTSPQSTRAPVKHTFTTQGHEYAVIHRGGVKGEDENTPIMRILSPPPPVPMKPRQRLAQDAHEAGYTEIAEKSLQNRVYAELEMPSSHSDDSNQNPKSPIAYAVVDLGKETAPSAERRRQTTTRKELIPLKPRPYETPTLSMENLADPGYETVRDKLPGDDGYMEVDRNTLLSYQRTYSVGQTKTRRVSSKELYTLPPGKDTGESPLSRKGSPSTGEESPSQDSVFDSPYDLPSNSKKLSVTLPRTSAPPSPGYSRLEDLSKEAILLRSGVTLRRYQQLDSVSSLRSQGGPGSEESSGSDHDDALEPVHRAIKSLETSLGVSADGSPLQLVRTPPGPPSWTKVQRRPHAYEPVNDSLDVTAEPANQIARKQHLTSSSIEMDWDETELSAPKSGLTRVQELSQQRSSSQPNLLRDSDVVFPHLEKPPRVSEEAFKMRQNRLLNHKYEDMEKGEESGDVTHSAESVGDVTTLNSAGVKESWTEGGGLEGELPRGWQNMKDETGRVYYWHVPSGRTQYNRPTGDDIKRLSLCVDDSHTGGRGQASADERRRPSPAFRAHFIGSWDVDESELVQGQCVKVVHSCISNISGDSTPTKDSQVFLQVHNASLRWLDPETSSPTLTQPINKIRVWGIGLDNERHFGYVARDIVTKRHKCHVFRCERPARAVARALLEAHQRDRQEKRARKATKKEESAAAKELVKEPSVSASQSQHTKRDNSQSPEKQDEYKRITCTYMGSCDVFQGKEIGAVNEGVSRLCMENHRGYLDVHVDVATSHVRITAVKNDTVIAEHRVRFLVFLGIANDDRYCGYILDNGTHGNMKQLKFHGFRKEPNTDRLCLALHGACQARYQRVLQANPGARVEGVSPPTEKPSPPLKAKSTPNLLERLGSLRKPKKSLVEDESSFVVQYLGCQGVTKTEGLDAVRVPLQQMAQPKTPTLSSTPFLVDFDVTPGGIFITDPQKKVFNRKSFPIKTITYIVRIREYFAFISKDSGKLNCHVFLENEVDAGTVVNTVEKILSPDNPRSPTK